A portion of the Meleagris gallopavo isolate NT-WF06-2002-E0010 breed Aviagen turkey brand Nicholas breeding stock chromosome 16, Turkey_5.1, whole genome shotgun sequence genome contains these proteins:
- the SREBF1 gene encoding LOW QUALITY PROTEIN: sterol regulatory element-binding protein 1 (The sequence of the model RefSeq protein was modified relative to this genomic sequence to represent the inferred CDS: deleted 2 bases in 1 codon) gives MGCVLEGTPAPPRALPDMLQLINTPDNDFSGLFDEPFAASDSTVSPGLPPAPTSYLGPSNPPPTGNVFPAPPVLSTFTPQSPTPLLPAPGPPAALGVKEELAAVPSSQPQPGVMLAPSFVPASPGQFSPQPMVGFQSQHSFPAVQPGGAAQSPLPTPQPAQPVTLPGPVQSVAPQQLLAPSPAATTQPVSPQIQPVPVLLQPHFIKADSLLLTAVKTDAGSAKTSTITSLATNSTAAPLQVPALVSGGTILATVPLVVDAEKLPINRLAPSGKAALLQSKGEKRTAHNAIEKRYRSSINDKIVELKDLVVGTEAKLNKSAILRKAIEYIRFLQQSNQKLKQENLSLKMAVQKSKSLKDLVASCGAGPKAEAPMEVAKAEVMEMLTPPPSDVGSPSRGSPLSLSGGSSNSSSDSEPDSPLCNHSKVKQEHPPPSPGSQGMLDRSRMALCAFVFLCLSFNPLASLLRGSSAPAPSGSLGTAGPGRSIMAESGTAEEPWGWSQWLWPTLVFWGLNVALVLGAVVRLFVYGEPVTPPHSESSVLFWRHRRQADLDLDRGDFAQGAQHLRTALGALGRPLPASHGDLACSLLWSLLRHLLQRLWVGRWLAARAGGLRPDPPPRAHVRQSARNAAMAYHRLHQLHLAGKQAGGHLLAINLALSAVNLAECAGDAVSVAALAEIYVAAALRIKASLHRCFHFLARPFLCSARRVALSHGGAVPPAMQWLCHPLGHRFFVDGDWAIKGVPRETIYSSAGDPVDPLAQVTQLFREHLLEKALYCVAMPEPGRPAAQGEGRFSDALEYLQLLNGCSHASSMPGPTPSISSGLAAVTGTDPVSKWWASLIGTVIHWLKGDEEGAERLYPLVEAMPRALQSSEKPLPRAALHSFKAVRAMLNKQDGSQASLSHCEKASSCLRESLALQPPKCTIDKAVQLLLCDLLLVTRTNLWQQQMSASQQLRGTYQASALELRGFQQDLSSLRRLAQTLRPAMRRVFLHEATARLMARASPTRTHQLLDRSLRRRGVQGSKAAGEPESHPTPREHAEALLLACCYLPPSFLSAPGQRVGMLAEAARTLEKLGDRRTLHDCQQMIIKLGSGTTVTSG, from the exons ATGGGCTGCGTGCTGGAAGGTACCCCTGCTCCTCCTCGTGCTCTCCCCG acatgCTGCAGCTGATCAACACACCGGACAATGACTTTTCGGGGCTGTTCGATGAGCCGTTTGCTGCCTCTGACAGCACAGTGTCCCCGGGGCTCCCTCCAGCCCCCACCAGCTACCTGGGGCCCAGCAATCCACCGCCCACCGGCAATGTGTTCCCGGCCCCCCCCGTGCTGTCAACATTCACCCCACAGTCCCCCACCCCGCTCCTGCCAGCTCCCGgccccccagcagcactgggggtGAAGGAGGAACTTGCGGCCGTGCccagcagccagccccagcCCGGCGTAATGCTGGCCCCCAGCTTCGTCCCCGCATCCCCTGGGCAGTTCAGCCCCCAGCCTATGGTGGGCTTccagagccagcacagcttccctG ctgttcagcctgggggGGCTGCGCAGAGccccctgcccaccccacagccagcCCAGCCCGTGACACTGCCTGGCCCTGTGCAGAGCGTGGCAccgcagcagctcctggcaccCAGCCCCGCTGCCACCACCCAGCCCGTGTCACCCCAGATCCAGCCGGTGCCG gtgctgctgcagccccacttCATCAAGGCAGATtccctgctgctgacagccGTCAAGACAGATGCTGGCAGTGCCAAGACTTCCACCATCACCTCTTTGGCCACCAACAGCACCGCGGCTCCACTGCAGGTGCCG GCTCTGGTGAGTGGGGGTACCATCCTGGCCACGGTGCCACTGGTGGTGGACGCTGAGAAGCTGCCCATCAACCGGCTGGCGCCCAGCGGGAAGGCAGCgctgctgcagagcaaagggGAGAAGCGGACGGCGCACAACGCCATCGAGAAGCGCTACCGCTCGTCCATCAATGACAAGATCGTGGAGCTGAAGGACCTGGTGGTGGGCACCGAAGCCAAG CTCAACAAGTCGGCGATCCTGAGGAAGGCCATCGAGTACATCcgcttcctgcagcagagcaacCAGAAGCTGAAGCAGGAGAACCTCAGCCTGAAGATGGCCGTGCAGAAGAGCA AGTCCCTCAAAGACCTGGTGGCCTCCTGCGGTGCCGGCCCCAAGGCGGAGGCGCCCATGGAGGTGGCGAAGGCAGAGGTGATGGAGATGCTGACCCCACCGCCCTCGGATGTGGGCTCCCCATCCCGCGGCAGCCCGCTCTCGCTCAGCGGgggcagcagcaacagcagcagtgactcCGAGCCTGACAGCCCCCTCTGCAACCACAGCAAG GTGAAGCAGGAGCACCCACCACCCTCACCTGGCAGCCAGGGGATGCTGGACCGCTCCCGAATGGCCCTCTGTGCCTTCGTCTTCCTCTGCCTCTCCTTTAACCCCCTGGCCTCCCTGCTTCGCGGCTCCAGTGCCCCAGCACCATCTGGGAGCCTGGGTACTGCTGGTCCTGGAAGAAGCATCATGGCTGAGTCTGGCACTGCAG aGGAGCCGTGGGGATGGTCACAGTGGCTGTGGCCCACACTGGTGTTCTGGGGCCTGAATGTGGCCctggtgctgggagctgtggtgCGGCTCTTCGTCTACGGGGAGCCAGTCACCCCTCCGCACTCCGAATCCTCTGTCCTCTTCTGGCGGCACCGCCGGCAGGCGGACCTGGACCTCGACCGG GGGGATTTCGCACAGGGGGCCCAGCACCTGCGCACAGCACTGGGGGCTCTGGGCCGCCCGCTGCCCGCCTCCCACGGGGACCTggcctgcagcctgctgtggAGCCTGCTCCGCCACCTGCTCCAGCGCCTCTGGGTGGGCCGCTGGCTGGCTGCCCGCGCTGGGGGGCTGCGCCCAGACCCCCCGCCCCGCGCCCACGTCCGACAGAGCGCCCGCAATGCAGCCATGGCCTACCACCGCCTGCACCAGCTGCACCTGGCTG GGAAGCAGGCCGGGGGGCACCTGCTGGCCATCAACCTGGCACTCAGTGCCGTCAACTTGGCTGAGTGCGCCGGTGACGCCGTCTCGGTGGCTGCGCTGGCTGAGATCTACGTGGCGGCCGCACTGCGCATCAAGGCCAGCCTGCACCGCTGCTTCCACTTCCTGGCT CGCCCCTTCCTCTGCAGTGCCCGCCGCGTGGCCCTGTCCCATGGTGGGGCTGTGCCCCCCGCCATGCAGTGGCTCTGCCACCCGTTGGGTCACCGCTTCTTCGTGGACGGGGACTGGGCCATCAAGGGCGTTCCGAGAGAGACCATCTACAGCTCTGCCGGTGACCCAG TGGACCCGTTGGCGCAGGTGACCCAGCTCTTCCGTGAGCACCTCCTGGAGAAGGCGCTGTACTGCGTGGCCATGCCCGAACCTGGCCGtcctgctgcccagggagaggG GCGGTTTTCGGACGCGTTGGAGTACCTTCAGCTGCTCAATGGCTGCTCCCATGCCAGCAGCATGCCTGGCCCCACGCCCTCCATCAGCTCCGGCCTGGCGGCGGTGACAG GCACCGACCCTGTGTCCAAGTGGTGGGCATCCCTCATTGGCACGGTCATTCACTGGCTGAAGGGTGATGAGGAGGGGGCTGAGCGGCTCTACCCGCTGGTGGAAGCCATGCCCCGggcactgcagagctctga GAAGCCCCTTCCCCGTGCTGCACTGCACTCCTTCAAGGCGGTCCGGGCCATGCTGAACAAGCAGGACGGCAGCCAGGCCAGCCTGAGCCACTGTGAGAAGGCCAGCAGCTGCCTGCGGGAGagcctg gctctgcagccccccAAGTGCACCATCGACAAG GCGGTGCAGCTTCTACTGTGCGACCTGCTCCTGGTCACCCGCACCAACctgtggcagcagcagatgagtgccagccagcagctgcGTGGCACCTACCAGGCATCTGCCCTGGAGCTCCGTGGCTTCCAGCAGGACCTCAGCAGCCTACGGCGCCTGGCACAGACTCTGCGGCCTGCCATGCGAAGG GTGTTCCTGCACGAAGCCACCGCCAGGCTGATGGCCCGCGCCAGCCCCACTCGCACCCACCAGCTGCTGGACCGCAGCCTGCGGAGGAGAGGGGTGCAGGGCAGCAAGGCAG ccGGCGAGCCGGAGAGCCACCCCACGCCGCGGGAGCACGCCgaagcactgctgctggccTGCTGCTACCTGCCCCCCAGCTTCCTCTCGGCCCCCGGGCAGCGTGTGGGGATGTTGGCTGAGGCCGCCCGCACGCTGGAGAAGCTGGGGGACAGGCGGACACTGCACGACTGCCAGCAGATGATCATCAAGCTGGGCAGCGGCACCACCGTCACCTCGGGCTAG